The following proteins come from a genomic window of Pararhodobacter sp.:
- a CDS encoding LysR family transcriptional regulator: MKPIPITLRHIDYVIATAEGGSTAAAARMLNVSQPSVSLAIAKVEDHFGRPLFARTSGQGVIPTYFGHQKLSEFKALRHEAQRSLNPDISQNTVLNLGVFSTLGPRYAPALVRGFQAENPKMTVRLHEANLETLATWLEAGQIDVALLYDLGLPSSLEITPLADIRPYGLLPAAHRLSDRPAVSMADLLQDPLILVSLPHSRGYFLGLAQMQGINPKIAYETDSVEMLRSMVANGLGVGLLATDIPHELAYDRRPVLRMPLTGDLAPHRIALAKSARLRANPLVDHFCRFAQGAFAPGAALWQRC; the protein is encoded by the coding sequence ATGAAACCTATACCCATCACCTTGCGGCACATCGACTATGTGATTGCGACCGCCGAGGGCGGCAGCACCGCCGCCGCGGCCCGCATGTTGAATGTGTCGCAGCCCTCGGTGTCACTGGCGATTGCCAAGGTCGAGGATCACTTTGGCCGGCCCCTGTTTGCGCGCACCTCGGGTCAGGGCGTGATCCCGACCTATTTCGGACACCAGAAACTGAGCGAGTTCAAGGCGCTGCGCCATGAGGCCCAGCGCTCGCTCAACCCGGACATCTCGCAGAACACCGTTCTCAATCTTGGCGTCTTTTCGACGCTTGGCCCGCGATACGCCCCGGCTCTGGTGCGCGGGTTTCAGGCGGAAAACCCGAAGATGACCGTGCGATTGCATGAGGCAAACCTTGAAACCTTGGCGACATGGCTGGAAGCTGGACAGATCGACGTGGCTTTGCTCTATGATCTCGGGCTGCCGTCGAGCCTCGAGATCACGCCGCTCGCCGATATTCGCCCCTATGGGCTTTTGCCCGCAGCGCATCGCTTGTCTGATCGCCCCGCCGTGAGCATGGCCGACCTGTTGCAAGACCCGCTGATCCTGGTGAGCCTGCCACACAGTCGCGGCTATTTCCTCGGTCTGGCGCAGATGCAGGGGATCAACCCGAAAATCGCCTATGAAACGGACTCGGTTGAAATGCTGCGCTCGATGGTGGCGAATGGTCTTGGCGTGGGGCTACTGGCAACCGATATTCCGCATGAGTTGGCGTATGATCGGCGGCCCGTCCTGCGGATGCCGCTGACCGGCGATCTGGCGCCGCATCGCATTGCCCTGGCGAAATCGGCGCGTTTGCGCGCCAATCCGCTGGTCGATCACTTCTGCCGCTTTGCGCAAGGCGCGTTCGCCCCGGGCGCGGCGCTTTGGCAACGGTGTTGA